Proteins encoded within one genomic window of Rhododendron vialii isolate Sample 1 chromosome 1a, ASM3025357v1:
- the LOC131316423 gene encoding uncharacterized protein LOC131316423 codes for MEETNMIESETTDMVTTEPTIKASSVSLSSEDEELQRLEHAPPFWRPNNHRKRLSKQLSMCETPRDIAWERRRRQIIRQERMKKHHQAEMSMMIDSGDQDILTDDDLNELKGCIELGFGFNELDQDGKRQLCHTLPALDLYFAVNRQVSPVSTPTPTNSSNRLSLGGDQSSSRSLGSRSSSFDSPGSDFDNSSWKICSPGDNPQQVKTKLRHWAQAVACSVMQSS; via the exons ATGGAGGAAACAAACATGATCGAGTCGGAGACGACTGATATGGTCACGACAGAACCAACAATAAAAGCATCGTCGGTGTCTCTGTCCTCAGAAGACGAGGAGTTGCAGAGGCTGGAGCACGCACCTCCATTCTGGAGGCCCAACAACCACCGAAAGAGGTTGTCGAAGCAGCTATCTATGTGCGAGACTCCCCGTGATATCGCATGGGAGAGGAGGAGACGGCAGATCATAAGGCAAGAGCGGATGAAAAAGCACCACCAGGCTGAGATGTCGATGATGATTGATTCGGGAGATCAAGATATCTTAACAGACGACGACCTCAACGAGCTCAAAGGTTGCATAGAGCTTGGGTTCGGGTTCAACGAATTGGATCAAGATGGGAAGAGGCAATTGTGCCACACATTGCCTGCACTGGACCTTTATTTTGCGGTGAATCGACAGGTGAGCCCTGTCTCTACCCCGACGCCTACGAATAGTAGCAACAGACTCTCGTTAGGAGGAGATCAGTCCTCTTCTAGATCTCTTGGTAGCCGTTCATCATCCTTTGACAGCCCTGGAAGCGACTTTGATAATTCTAGTTGGAAGATATGCAGCCCTG GCGACAATCCTCAACAAGTGAAGACGAAGTTGAGGCATTGGGCTCAAGCAGTTGCTTGTTCTGTGATGCAGTCCTCTTGA
- the LOC131316431 gene encoding protein FAR1-RELATED SEQUENCE 3-like isoform X1, which yields MDVEVVEAEGGNRENHRKANISSNMADKQGMAENSSDREAHNLDDDDENSKPSIGMEFESEEAAKTLYEAYAKRVGFSTHVGQYSRTKPDGPIVTWDFACSREVFKRKNVENCDAMLRIERKDPDSWVVTKFVEDHNHSIVSPRRVHYLRPRRHFAGATKNVVETLDAPSDVFVSMDGNHVSYDPNRGVGSASPVETNRAGKSFGPMNYVQPCIRKRILGRDAQNILNYFKKMQAENPGFYYAIQLDDDNRMTNVFWADARSRTAYSHFGDAVIFDTMYRPNQFLVPLAPFTGLNHHGQMVLFGCALLLDESESSFTWLFRTWLSAMNDRPPVSITTDQDRAIQAAISQVFPETRHCICKWHILREGQERLAHVYLAHPSFYGELYSCINFSETVEDFESSWGSLLDRYDLRKNEWLQAVYNARQQWAPVFFRGTFFAALSSNQGVSSFFDGYVNQQTTIPMFFKQYERALENSLEREIEADYDTICTTPVLKTPSPMEQQASNLYTKKVFSKFQEELVETFVYTANKVEGDGVVSKFRVAKYELDHKAYMIMLNMSEMKATCSCQMFEYSGILCRHILTVFTVTNVLTLPSHYILNRWTRNARVGFGSAENDADTQFIDSLTSRFKTLCREAVKFAEEGAIAAETYNAAMTALRDGARKIADVKKNVAKVAPPSSHGSGSIQEDNSKKTAIPTFDMSPPLWPWHDVMPHHFNLNDVGVPVADLNQPSMAPVSITRDGGGTDNTVVLTCFKSMTWVIENKNSTSSSKVAVINLKLQDYGKTPSGEADVQFRLTRGTLEPMLKSMAYISQQLSASANRVAVINLKLQDTKTTTGETEVKFQVSRDTLGSMLRSMAYIREQL from the exons ATGGATGTTGAAGTAGTTGAGGCTGAGGGGGGTAACAGAGAAAATCATCGGAAGGCCAATATTTCATCTAATATGGCTGATAAACAGGGTATGGCAGAAAATTCTTCTGACAGAGAGGCTCACAATCTGGACGACGACGATGAAAACTCTAAACCGTCCATTGGAATGGAGTTTGAATCTGAAGAAGCTGCCAAGACTTTGTACGAGGCATATGCTAAGCGTGTGGGTTTTAGCACCCATGTAGGTCAGTACAGCCGTACCAAGCCTGATGGGCCTATAGTTACTTGGGATTTTGCATGTTCTAGGGAGGTTTTTAAAAGGAAGAATGTTGAAAACTGCGACGCTATGCTAAGGATAGAGAGAAAGGATCCAGACAGTTGGGTTGTGACAAAATTTGTTGAGGATCATAACCATTCTATAGTGAGTCCCAGAAGGGTTCATTATCTTCGCCCTCGGAGGCATTTTGCTGGTGCTACAAAGAATGTGGTTGAAACACTTGATGCCCCCAGTGATGtttttgtctctatggatggAAATCATGTATCGTATGATCCTAATCGTGGAGTTGGGAGTGCCTCTCCCGTCGAAACGAATCGTGCAGGTAAGAGTTTTGGTCCTATGAATTACGTTCAACCCTGTATTAGGAAGAGAATCCTTGGAAGAGACGCTCAGAATATTCTCAACTATTTCAAGAAGATGCAGGCTGAAAATCCTGGTTTCTATTATGCAATACAGCTTGATGATGACAATCGCATGACTAATGTGTTTTGGGCGGACGCAAGATCAAGGACAGCTTATAGTCACTTTGGCGATGCAGTTATTTTTGACACAATGTATCGACCAAATCAGTTTCTGGTTCCATTAGCTCCTTTCACTGGTCTAAATCATCATGGTCAGATGGTTTTGTTTGGCTGTGCATTACTTTTAGATGAGTCCGAGTCTTCCTTCACTTGGTTATTTAGGACATGGCTGTCTGCAATGAATGATCGGCCACCTGTTTCTATAACCACTGACCAAGATAGAGCCATCCAGGCAGCTATTTCTCAGGTGTTTCCAGAAACACGGCACTGCATTTGCAAGTGGCATATCTTGAGAGAAGGTCAAGAAAGGTTGGCTCATGTATATCTTGCGCATCCTTCATTTTATGGGGAGCTCTATAGCTGCATCAACTTTTCTGAGACAGTTGAGGATTTTGAATCATCATGGGGATCACTCCTAGATCGATATGATCTTCGTAAGAATGAGTGGCTTCAAGCTGTCTATAATGCTCGGCAGCAGTGGGCGCCTGTCTTTTTTCGGGGCACCTTCTTTGCTGCACTTTCATCAAACCAAGGGGTTAGCTCCTTTTTTGATGGATACGTGAACCAACAAACTACCATACCAATGTTTTTTAAGCAGTATGAAAGAGCTTTAGAAAATTCATTGGAAAGGGAGATAGAAGCTGATTATGATACGATTTGCACAACGCCAGTGCTGAAGACTCCATCACCAATGGAACAACAGGCATCAAATCTCTACACCAAGAAAGTTTTTTCCAAGTTTCAGGAGGAGTTGGTTGAGACTTTTGTGTATACTGCTAATAAGGTTGAGGGGGATGGCGTGGTCAGCAAATTTAGGGTTGCTAAATATGAGCTTGATCACAAGGCATACATGATCATGTTGAATATGTCTGAAATGAAAGCAACTTGCAGCTGCCAGATGTTTGAGTACTCGGGCATTCTATGTCGGCACATATTGACTGTCTTCACTGTGACAAATGTTCTGACCCTTCCGTCCCATTACATATTGAATAGATGGACAAGGAATGCCAGAGTTGGTTTTGGATCTGCAGAAAATGATGCAGATACCCAATTTATTGACTCTCTGACCTCACGCTTCAAAACTTTATGTCGGGAAGCTGTTAAGTTTGCAGAGGAAGGGGCGATTGCTGCCGAGACCTATAATGCAGCGATGACTGCTCTAAGAGATGGTGCAAGGAAGATTGCAGATGTAAAGAAAAATGTGGCTAAAGTTGCACCTCCTTCCTCTCACGGAAGTGGAAGTATTCAGGAAGACAATAGCAAGAAGACGGCTATACCGACTTTTGATATGAGTCCACCATTGTGGCCCTGGCATGATGTGATGCCACATCACTTTAATCTTAACGATGTTGGGGTTCCTGTTGCTGATTTGAATCAGCCTAGCATGGCTCCTGTTTCTATTACCCGTGATGGTGGTGGTACTGATAACACG GTGGTGCTCACTTGTTTCAAGTCTATGACTTGggtaattgaaaataaaaattcgaCATCGTCCAGTAAAGTAGCTGTAATTAACCTGAAG CTGCAAGACTATGGTAAAACTCCTTCGGGAGAAGCAGACGTGCAGTTTAGATTGACAAGGGGTACGCTGGAGCCTATGTTGAAATCCATGGCTTATATCAGTCAACAGCTCTCAGCATCAGCCAACAGAGTTGCAGTTATCAATCTGAAG CTCCAAGATACTAAGACTACTACTGGAGAAACGGAGGTGAAATTTCAAGTTTCAAGAGATACATTAGGTTCCATGTTGAGATCAATGGCCTACATTCGTGAGCAACTTTAA
- the LOC131316431 gene encoding protein FAR1-RELATED SEQUENCE 3-like isoform X2, with the protein MDVEVVEAEGGNRENHRKANISSNMADKQGMAENSSDREAHNLDDDDENSKPSIGMEFESEEAAKTLYEAYAKRVGFSTHVGQYSRTKPDGPIVTWDFACSREVFKRKNVENCDAMLRIERKDPDSWVVTKFVEDHNHSIVSPRRVHYLRPRRHFAGATKNVVETLDAPSDVFVSMDGNHVSYDPNRGVGSASPVETNRAGKSFGPMNYVQPCIRKRILGRDAQNILNYFKKMQAENPGFYYAIQLDDDNRMTNVFWADARSRTAYSHFGDAVIFDTMYRPNQFLVPLAPFTGLNHHGQMVLFGCALLLDESESSFTWLFRTWLSAMNDRPPVSITTDQDRAIQAAISQVFPETRHCICKWHILREGQERLAHVYLAHPSFYGELYSCINFSETVEDFESSWGSLLDRYDLRKNEWLQAVYNARQQWAPVFFRGTFFAALSSNQGVSSFFDGYVNQQTTIPMFFKQYERALENSLEREIEADYDTICTTPVLKTPSPMEQQASNLYTKKVFSKFQEELVETFVYTANKVEGDGVVSKFRVAKYELDHKAYMIMLNMSEMKATCSCQMFEYSGILCRHILTVFTVTNVLTLPSHYILNRWTRNARVGFGSAENDADTQFIDSLTSRFKTLCREAVKFAEEGAIAAETYNAAMTALRDGARKIADVKKNVAKVAPPSSHGSGSIQEDNSKKTAIPTFDMSPPLWPWHDVMPHHFNLNDVGVPVADLNQPSMAPVSITRDGGGTDNTVVLTCFKSMTWVIENKNSTSSSKVAVINLKLQDYGKTPSGEADVQFRLTRGTLEPMLKSMAYISQQLSASANRVAVINLKDHQYSHHGNHDCCCHCGHHHVNYRDHHY; encoded by the exons ATGGATGTTGAAGTAGTTGAGGCTGAGGGGGGTAACAGAGAAAATCATCGGAAGGCCAATATTTCATCTAATATGGCTGATAAACAGGGTATGGCAGAAAATTCTTCTGACAGAGAGGCTCACAATCTGGACGACGACGATGAAAACTCTAAACCGTCCATTGGAATGGAGTTTGAATCTGAAGAAGCTGCCAAGACTTTGTACGAGGCATATGCTAAGCGTGTGGGTTTTAGCACCCATGTAGGTCAGTACAGCCGTACCAAGCCTGATGGGCCTATAGTTACTTGGGATTTTGCATGTTCTAGGGAGGTTTTTAAAAGGAAGAATGTTGAAAACTGCGACGCTATGCTAAGGATAGAGAGAAAGGATCCAGACAGTTGGGTTGTGACAAAATTTGTTGAGGATCATAACCATTCTATAGTGAGTCCCAGAAGGGTTCATTATCTTCGCCCTCGGAGGCATTTTGCTGGTGCTACAAAGAATGTGGTTGAAACACTTGATGCCCCCAGTGATGtttttgtctctatggatggAAATCATGTATCGTATGATCCTAATCGTGGAGTTGGGAGTGCCTCTCCCGTCGAAACGAATCGTGCAGGTAAGAGTTTTGGTCCTATGAATTACGTTCAACCCTGTATTAGGAAGAGAATCCTTGGAAGAGACGCTCAGAATATTCTCAACTATTTCAAGAAGATGCAGGCTGAAAATCCTGGTTTCTATTATGCAATACAGCTTGATGATGACAATCGCATGACTAATGTGTTTTGGGCGGACGCAAGATCAAGGACAGCTTATAGTCACTTTGGCGATGCAGTTATTTTTGACACAATGTATCGACCAAATCAGTTTCTGGTTCCATTAGCTCCTTTCACTGGTCTAAATCATCATGGTCAGATGGTTTTGTTTGGCTGTGCATTACTTTTAGATGAGTCCGAGTCTTCCTTCACTTGGTTATTTAGGACATGGCTGTCTGCAATGAATGATCGGCCACCTGTTTCTATAACCACTGACCAAGATAGAGCCATCCAGGCAGCTATTTCTCAGGTGTTTCCAGAAACACGGCACTGCATTTGCAAGTGGCATATCTTGAGAGAAGGTCAAGAAAGGTTGGCTCATGTATATCTTGCGCATCCTTCATTTTATGGGGAGCTCTATAGCTGCATCAACTTTTCTGAGACAGTTGAGGATTTTGAATCATCATGGGGATCACTCCTAGATCGATATGATCTTCGTAAGAATGAGTGGCTTCAAGCTGTCTATAATGCTCGGCAGCAGTGGGCGCCTGTCTTTTTTCGGGGCACCTTCTTTGCTGCACTTTCATCAAACCAAGGGGTTAGCTCCTTTTTTGATGGATACGTGAACCAACAAACTACCATACCAATGTTTTTTAAGCAGTATGAAAGAGCTTTAGAAAATTCATTGGAAAGGGAGATAGAAGCTGATTATGATACGATTTGCACAACGCCAGTGCTGAAGACTCCATCACCAATGGAACAACAGGCATCAAATCTCTACACCAAGAAAGTTTTTTCCAAGTTTCAGGAGGAGTTGGTTGAGACTTTTGTGTATACTGCTAATAAGGTTGAGGGGGATGGCGTGGTCAGCAAATTTAGGGTTGCTAAATATGAGCTTGATCACAAGGCATACATGATCATGTTGAATATGTCTGAAATGAAAGCAACTTGCAGCTGCCAGATGTTTGAGTACTCGGGCATTCTATGTCGGCACATATTGACTGTCTTCACTGTGACAAATGTTCTGACCCTTCCGTCCCATTACATATTGAATAGATGGACAAGGAATGCCAGAGTTGGTTTTGGATCTGCAGAAAATGATGCAGATACCCAATTTATTGACTCTCTGACCTCACGCTTCAAAACTTTATGTCGGGAAGCTGTTAAGTTTGCAGAGGAAGGGGCGATTGCTGCCGAGACCTATAATGCAGCGATGACTGCTCTAAGAGATGGTGCAAGGAAGATTGCAGATGTAAAGAAAAATGTGGCTAAAGTTGCACCTCCTTCCTCTCACGGAAGTGGAAGTATTCAGGAAGACAATAGCAAGAAGACGGCTATACCGACTTTTGATATGAGTCCACCATTGTGGCCCTGGCATGATGTGATGCCACATCACTTTAATCTTAACGATGTTGGGGTTCCTGTTGCTGATTTGAATCAGCCTAGCATGGCTCCTGTTTCTATTACCCGTGATGGTGGTGGTACTGATAACACG GTGGTGCTCACTTGTTTCAAGTCTATGACTTGggtaattgaaaataaaaattcgaCATCGTCCAGTAAAGTAGCTGTAATTAACCTGAAG CTGCAAGACTATGGTAAAACTCCTTCGGGAGAAGCAGACGTGCAGTTTAGATTGACAAGGGGTACGCTGGAGCCTATGTTGAAATCCATGGCTTATATCAGTCAACAGCTCTCAGCATCAGCCAACAGAGTTGCAGTTATCAATCTGAAG GACCACCAGTACAGCCACCACGGAAACCACGACTGCTGCTGCCACTGTGGCCATCACCATGTAAATTACCGCGACCACCACTACTAG